The following proteins come from a genomic window of Nitrospira sp.:
- a CDS encoding 6-carboxytetrahydropterin synthase: MGQGSITRRYRFCAAHRLHTDHLSVEENRVVFGKCNNPNGHGHNYVVLVTIGSPGAAQNGRSMDIDALDRVVADRIVSRFDHRDLNQDPGFATQTTTGENLVLLIWDLLVAEIPEGQLKKVAVIETRDNYFEYTGSASVAARS, translated from the coding sequence ATGGGACAGGGCAGCATCACCAGGCGGTATCGATTCTGCGCCGCACATCGGTTGCACACCGACCATTTATCGGTTGAAGAAAACCGGGTGGTCTTCGGCAAGTGCAACAATCCCAACGGGCACGGGCATAACTATGTGGTGCTTGTGACGATCGGGAGTCCCGGTGCCGCGCAGAACGGGCGATCGATGGACATCGATGCGCTTGATCGGGTCGTCGCCGACCGGATTGTGAGCCGATTCGATCATCGGGATCTGAACCAGGACCCCGGATTTGCTACGCAGACAACGACAGGGGAAAACCTGGTGCTCCTGATCTGGGATTTGCTCGTCGCGGAAATTCCGGAAGGGCAACTGAAGAAAGTCGCCGTCATCGAGACGAGGGACAATTATTTCGAATACACGGGGTCGGCTTCGGTTGCGGCGAGATCCTAG
- a CDS encoding alpha/beta fold hydrolase, which yields MHTTVNGITLAYSDSGAGVPIVLLHAFPLNRTMWAEQEAALSSQFRVITIDLRGHGESDAPLWHYSLDQAADDVRALLDHLFITQGLFVGLSMGGYVLLAFYRKYADRVKGMVLADTRAQADTPKGKAGRFQMAQIAYKQGPSAIADIMIPKLLSPATIQSKPEIVQRIRTMIEGNQISGIAGDLMAMAERPDSVPFLKQITCPTQIIVGELDQATPPADANLMAEQIPHARLAIIPGAAHLANIEQPGKFTRLIEEFGSELKK from the coding sequence GTGCACACAACAGTGAACGGCATCACTTTGGCTTATAGTGACTCAGGCGCCGGCGTTCCAATTGTCCTCCTGCATGCCTTTCCGCTGAACCGCACCATGTGGGCTGAGCAGGAAGCCGCCCTGTCTTCGCAGTTTCGTGTGATCACAATCGATCTGCGTGGACACGGCGAATCCGATGCGCCGCTGTGGCACTACAGCCTCGATCAGGCTGCAGATGACGTCCGTGCATTGCTGGACCATCTATTCATCACGCAAGGCCTGTTCGTGGGACTGTCGATGGGCGGCTATGTCCTCTTGGCGTTCTACCGAAAGTATGCGGACCGGGTAAAAGGAATGGTACTGGCCGATACGCGAGCGCAGGCAGACACGCCAAAAGGCAAAGCGGGGCGATTCCAGATGGCACAAATCGCCTACAAACAGGGGCCTTCTGCTATCGCCGATATCATGATCCCAAAGTTATTGAGTCCCGCAACGATTCAGTCGAAACCTGAGATTGTTCAGCGAATCCGAACGATGATCGAAGGGAACCAGATCAGCGGAATTGCGGGAGATTTGATGGCGATGGCCGAGCGACCGGACTCAGTGCCGTTTTTGAAGCAGATCACCTGCCCCACCCAGATCATCGTTGGCGAACTGGATCAGGCGACCCCGCCGGCCGATGCGAATCTCATGGCCGAGCAAATTCCCCATGCCAGGCTGGCCATCATCCCAGGAGCCGCGCACCTGGCAAACATCGAACAGCCGGGAAAGTTTACCCGTCTTATTGAAGAATTTGGCTCAGAACTGAAGAAGTAG
- the mdh gene encoding malate dehydrogenase, translating into MGRPKITVVGAGNVGGTAAQRLAERDRYDVVLVDIVEGVPQGKALDMAQAGPVCGYSTRVIGTNGYEETAGSSVAVITSGIARKPGMSRDELLTTNAKIVQSVVKELIARSPEVILLLVTNPLDAMVHVALKVSKFPKSRVIGMAGVLDSARMRTFIANELNVPGPDVEAMVLGGHGDTMVPLPRYTTVKGKPVSELIPKDRLDAIVKRTREGGAEIVGLLKTGSAFYAPSASAVDMVDAIMQDQKRVLPSAVLCEGEYGLKAVIVGVPVKLGRGGAEQVIEYELTADERAALEASATAVRELCANVDRLMA; encoded by the coding sequence ATGGGGCGACCGAAGATTACGGTGGTGGGTGCGGGCAATGTGGGTGGGACGGCGGCGCAACGGCTGGCGGAGCGGGATCGTTATGATGTGGTGCTTGTCGACATCGTCGAAGGCGTTCCGCAGGGAAAAGCTTTGGATATGGCACAGGCCGGGCCGGTGTGCGGCTATAGCACCCGCGTGATCGGAACCAACGGCTATGAGGAAACGGCCGGCTCTTCGGTGGCGGTGATCACATCGGGGATCGCGCGGAAGCCTGGCATGAGCCGAGACGAACTGCTGACCACCAACGCCAAGATCGTGCAGTCGGTGGTGAAAGAGCTCATCGCCCGTTCGCCCGAGGTAATTTTGTTGCTGGTGACCAACCCCTTGGACGCGATGGTGCATGTGGCCTTGAAGGTCAGCAAGTTCCCCAAGTCCCGGGTGATCGGCATGGCCGGCGTGCTCGATTCGGCGCGCATGCGCACGTTTATCGCGAACGAATTGAATGTGCCGGGACCTGATGTCGAAGCGATGGTGCTGGGCGGGCACGGTGACACGATGGTGCCGCTACCCCGATACACCACGGTCAAAGGCAAGCCGGTGTCGGAGCTCATTCCTAAGGACCGGCTTGATGCGATCGTCAAACGCACGCGCGAGGGCGGGGCTGAGATTGTGGGGTTGCTGAAGACCGGCAGCGCCTTCTATGCACCCTCTGCGTCAGCAGTCGATATGGTCGACGCGATCATGCAGGACCAGAAGCGGGTGCTACCATCCGCGGTGCTGTGTGAAGGCGAATACGGGTTGAAGGCTGTCATTGTCGGGGTGCCTGTGAAGTTAGGCAGAGGCGGGGCCGAGCAGGTCATTGAGTACGAGTTGACGGCGGATGAGCGGGCGGCATTGGAGGCTTCTGCGACGGCGGTGCGGGAGCTGTGCGCGAATGTGGATCGATTGATGGCGTAG
- a CDS encoding urate hydroxylase PuuD, with translation MKFLEDPMQTIGAGFALAVVLIGVFLGMSGVGAGEVDWIGMIMRWVHFLAGITWIGILYFFNLINAGFLKSLDGPTKNIVIPKLMPAALNWFRHGASVTVLAGIGLYGYMYAKGGTGAIALGIGGLLGLIMMANVHAIIWPNQKKIIAAVTAAAQGTPAPAEMAQWGRTALLASRVNFMLSIPMLFFMGAGSHLK, from the coding sequence ATGAAATTTCTTGAAGATCCGATGCAGACGATCGGTGCGGGATTCGCGCTGGCCGTCGTTTTGATAGGGGTGTTTCTCGGCATGTCCGGGGTCGGCGCAGGTGAAGTCGATTGGATCGGGATGATTATGCGCTGGGTGCACTTCCTCGCGGGCATCACCTGGATCGGGATCTTGTATTTCTTTAACCTGATCAACGCCGGGTTCCTCAAGAGCCTCGATGGCCCCACGAAAAATATCGTGATTCCGAAGCTCATGCCGGCGGCGCTCAACTGGTTCCGCCACGGGGCCTCGGTCACCGTGCTGGCGGGCATCGGGCTGTACGGGTACATGTACGCCAAAGGCGGCACCGGAGCCATTGCGCTGGGAATCGGCGGACTGCTGGGTCTCATTATGATGGCCAATGTCCATGCGATCATCTGGCCGAATCAGAAAAAAATCATCGCAGCGGTGACGGCGGCGGCGCAGGGGACCCCGGCGCCGGCTGAAATGGCGCAATGGGGGAGGACGGCCCTCCTCGCATCCCGGGTGAACTTCATGTTGTCGATTCCCATGCTGTTTTTCATGGGGGCCGGCAGCCATCTCAAGTAG
- the folE gene encoding GTP cyclohydrolase I FolE encodes MAKRAASQRRKPVEHEGGAERPADLGVLQALVTETLLALGENPGRNGLLKTPERVAKALAFMTQGYHRDIDHLLNGALFPIEYDEMVIVKDIDFYSMCEHHLLPFYGKVHVGYLPNKKVVGLSKIPRIVDTFARRLQVQERLTVQIAETLKTKLNAHGVGVVVEARHLCMMMRGVEKQNTVAVSSSMLGAFRTQQQTRLEFLKLIRRSGGGASD; translated from the coding sequence ATGGCCAAGCGAGCAGCGAGCCAACGGCGGAAGCCGGTTGAGCATGAGGGTGGGGCGGAACGACCGGCAGATCTAGGCGTGCTGCAGGCACTCGTCACCGAGACCTTGTTGGCGCTTGGGGAGAACCCGGGCCGTAACGGATTGCTCAAGACTCCCGAGCGCGTGGCCAAGGCGCTCGCGTTCATGACGCAGGGGTATCACCGTGACATCGACCACCTCTTGAACGGGGCGCTCTTTCCGATTGAGTACGATGAAATGGTCATCGTGAAAGACATCGATTTCTACAGCATGTGCGAACATCACCTGTTGCCCTTTTATGGCAAGGTGCATGTGGGGTATTTGCCCAACAAGAAAGTGGTTGGCCTCAGCAAGATTCCCCGTATTGTCGATACCTTCGCGCGCCGGCTTCAAGTGCAAGAACGGCTTACCGTGCAGATTGCGGAGACCCTCAAGACCAAGCTCAACGCGCATGGCGTGGGCGTGGTTGTCGAAGCCCGTCACTTGTGCATGATGATGCGTGGGGTGGAAAAACAGAACACGGTCGCCGTCAGCAGTTCTATGCTCGGCGCGTTCCGGACCCAGCAGCAGACCAGGCTGGAGTTTTTGAAGCTCATACGCCGCAGCGGTGGCGGCGCCTCAGACTAG
- a CDS encoding ferredoxin-thioredoxin reductase catalytic domain-containing protein yields MAEPKQESLEKMWKYVKGFAEKSGTAMHPTPAVTEAVVKGLAMHIDELGKPLCPCNFYKDKQAEAKLRRWMCACDEMQIYKYCHCLLFVREDGMPITEYLPEGHEGRDIYGLITDPTPGKGRALKHKAATTTAPPDEPAPSAK; encoded by the coding sequence ATGGCCGAGCCCAAGCAAGAGAGCCTCGAGAAGATGTGGAAATACGTCAAGGGGTTTGCCGAAAAGAGCGGCACCGCGATGCATCCCACTCCTGCCGTCACCGAAGCCGTCGTGAAAGGGCTGGCGATGCATATCGATGAGCTGGGGAAGCCCCTCTGCCCCTGTAATTTTTACAAGGACAAGCAGGCCGAAGCCAAACTCCGCCGATGGATGTGCGCCTGCGATGAAATGCAGATCTATAAATACTGCCACTGCCTCCTGTTTGTGCGGGAAGACGGCATGCCGATTACCGAATATCTCCCAGAAGGCCATGAGGGACGGGACATCTACGGGCTCATCACCGATCCGACCCCCGGCAAAGGCCGCGCGCTAAAACACAAGGCCGCCACGACAACCGCTCCTCCCGACGAACCGGCGCCTTCAGCAAAATGA
- a CDS encoding 2Fe-2S iron-sulfur cluster-binding protein, producing the protein MPRVTFIHPQGKSGTVTRNLTLLDAAKELGFLLNHDCGGNASCTTCRVEVQSGRDQLSEIDFDEQDLLDRENLSEPWHRLGCQARVLGDVVVRVPESKFADPKFVEPSAIQSEAQGVDIR; encoded by the coding sequence ATGCCGCGCGTGACTTTCATCCATCCCCAAGGGAAAAGCGGCACGGTGACCAGAAACCTGACCTTGCTGGATGCCGCCAAGGAGTTGGGGTTCTTGCTGAATCACGATTGCGGGGGCAATGCGTCCTGCACGACCTGCCGGGTTGAGGTGCAGTCCGGCCGTGATCAGCTGTCCGAGATCGACTTCGACGAGCAGGATTTGTTGGATCGGGAAAACTTGAGTGAACCATGGCATCGACTGGGCTGTCAGGCGAGAGTATTGGGCGATGTCGTCGTGCGGGTTCCGGAGTCCAAGTTTGCGGATCCTAAATTTGTGGAGCCTTCAGCCATACAATCGGAGGCGCAGGGAGTTGATATTCGGTAG
- a CDS encoding DUF167 family protein — translation MTHPIVQDTKGGAIITIQVQSKASKSECVGLHGDALKIRVAAPPIDGRANEALLAFLAKQLNVPPSALVIHAGAGGRHKRVLCTTLNAADVLARLGLIAGKGSVAS, via the coding sequence ATGACTCATCCGATCGTGCAGGATACCAAGGGCGGCGCGATCATCACGATTCAGGTCCAATCTAAGGCGTCGAAGTCCGAGTGTGTCGGTCTGCACGGTGATGCCCTCAAGATTCGTGTCGCGGCACCCCCGATTGATGGCAGGGCAAACGAGGCCTTGCTTGCGTTCCTCGCAAAGCAGCTCAATGTGCCGCCGTCCGCGTTGGTGATTCATGCCGGGGCCGGAGGGCGGCACAAACGGGTGCTGTGCACAACGCTGAACGCGGCGGATGTGCTGGCGCGATTGGGCCTGATTGCAGGGAAAGGATCCGTGGCCTCATGA
- a CDS encoding VWA domain-containing protein, with amino-acid sequence MADSHATTELINRLSGDLGQASAEQLVAQLSALGGKPEPVAAVLSLLEELTDVSEKVGCAAVEALPELARRAGLAPVLPWLNLGIVLVESSGASALKYFKESPRILGVVDQPAARSVILAVGAELAEQDANVTLEYLRTAPLLLDVIPAEQLPPWLEIGVELTQVDVVVGLEYIRQLAAIAPVLPLSEVRQWVAFGMKLIQPNAIGNPDYLGTLEFLRTSPAILGDLEQPALRPKVLSLGALIAEQSPESAIAWLAEAPALLRTLSSVEWQLKVVQYGGLIAERDAATTLAYLRRAPEIVCMIGASAEAVTRFENWFKAGMEVLAYSIDGARAYFGLESQRALASVEQALSGVPLRQVARTVKLFVQGLCGSDVQIQALPETVTDIPARATVSADGRIIALPALLRKYQSYDENVRLYLVMAAHEAGHIEFGTYRLTLDLLQDVVTAVCDRYGRGPQYPASLAALFRLYPHPRLIQDLWTVLEDARVEAHLQREYPGLQRDLQRVAGEAVTPRDPAHGLTVKELLVDCLLRLSTGESVESAVPRAVQGEVASLWPMCAPVLAPGSSAGDTVRLVHAVYVRMEELLAPKAEMIQGDPVQEVAEEMGVGPTGSEETGDPYRPMTNWVYRGEMNPEFISRDQAPGQKDTDAEGQAPGERVASGGGGSKEQGGQQRSGGERHETMSDVMGGGRALPAVVDELLALPVEERPLEEAGGHGAKRIRYPEWDVTIQDYRVQWCQVVEQPAESGSDEAVEAALSTHRSAVKSLRRFFEGLRPPAFRRTAAQADGEDLDIDALVRRVAEQQAGMEGSDRIYVRHEKKERDVAVAFLVDVSGSTSRQLDSGRRVIDIEKESLVLLCEALEAVGDQYGVYAYSGQGRAQVEFSIVKEFDEPLGRATAHRLGGLVPRQQNRDGAAIRHATAKLRACEARTKLLVLVSDGRPLDGDYKDDYSLEDTKAALREARQAGIDPFCVTIDREADAYVRRMYGDVRFAVIDRVESLPARLPRIYQRLTT; translated from the coding sequence ATGGCGGATTCTCACGCGACCACAGAGTTGATCAATCGGTTGAGCGGCGACCTGGGGCAGGCCTCGGCTGAGCAGCTGGTCGCTCAATTGAGCGCACTCGGCGGCAAGCCGGAGCCGGTGGCGGCGGTCCTGTCACTCTTGGAGGAACTGACCGATGTGTCTGAAAAGGTCGGATGCGCTGCGGTCGAGGCGCTGCCCGAATTAGCGCGCCGTGCCGGTCTTGCGCCGGTTCTGCCCTGGCTCAATCTTGGGATTGTCCTGGTCGAATCCTCCGGTGCGTCTGCCTTGAAGTATTTTAAGGAAAGCCCGCGCATTCTGGGGGTGGTGGACCAGCCGGCGGCCCGCAGCGTGATTCTCGCGGTCGGGGCCGAACTGGCCGAACAAGATGCCAATGTGACTTTGGAATATCTCCGGACGGCGCCGCTGCTTCTCGACGTGATTCCCGCGGAGCAGTTACCGCCGTGGCTTGAAATCGGGGTGGAGTTGACGCAGGTCGATGTGGTGGTGGGGCTGGAGTATATCCGGCAGCTCGCCGCCATCGCGCCGGTCCTGCCGTTGAGTGAGGTGCGACAGTGGGTCGCGTTCGGGATGAAGCTGATTCAGCCGAATGCGATCGGGAACCCCGACTATCTGGGGACGTTGGAGTTTCTCCGGACCAGCCCTGCGATCCTCGGTGATTTGGAGCAGCCGGCGCTGCGCCCGAAAGTCTTGTCGCTCGGCGCGTTGATCGCGGAACAGTCGCCGGAGTCGGCGATTGCCTGGCTTGCGGAAGCGCCGGCATTACTGCGGACCTTGTCCTCGGTCGAGTGGCAACTCAAAGTGGTGCAGTACGGGGGATTGATTGCTGAACGGGATGCGGCGACGACGCTGGCGTATCTGCGGCGCGCTCCGGAGATCGTGTGCATGATCGGAGCTTCAGCCGAAGCGGTTACGCGATTTGAGAACTGGTTCAAAGCCGGCATGGAAGTGCTCGCCTATAGTATCGATGGCGCTCGGGCGTATTTCGGGTTGGAGTCGCAGCGGGCGCTGGCGTCGGTAGAGCAGGCCTTAAGCGGTGTGCCATTGCGGCAAGTCGCCAGGACGGTCAAATTATTTGTGCAAGGGCTCTGCGGGTCGGACGTACAGATTCAGGCCCTGCCGGAGACGGTGACGGATATTCCGGCTCGCGCCACGGTCAGTGCCGATGGGAGGATCATCGCGCTTCCGGCGCTGCTCAGGAAATATCAGTCCTACGATGAGAATGTACGGCTCTATCTGGTGATGGCGGCGCATGAGGCGGGGCATATCGAGTTCGGGACCTATCGTCTCACCCTGGACTTGCTTCAGGATGTCGTGACGGCCGTCTGTGACCGGTATGGGCGCGGCCCGCAGTACCCGGCGTCGCTGGCTGCGTTGTTTCGGCTCTATCCGCACCCGCGTTTGATTCAAGATCTGTGGACTGTCCTAGAGGATGCGCGGGTCGAGGCCCATTTGCAGCGGGAATATCCCGGCCTTCAACGGGATCTCCAGCGTGTCGCGGGCGAGGCGGTGACCCCGCGCGATCCGGCGCACGGACTGACGGTGAAGGAACTGCTCGTCGATTGTCTCCTGCGGCTCTCGACTGGCGAATCAGTTGAATCGGCGGTGCCTCGGGCGGTCCAGGGAGAAGTGGCGTCGCTCTGGCCGATGTGCGCTCCGGTGTTGGCGCCGGGGTCGTCCGCGGGGGATACCGTGCGTCTGGTCCATGCGGTGTATGTCCGTATGGAGGAGCTGTTAGCGCCCAAGGCTGAAATGATTCAGGGTGATCCGGTTCAGGAAGTTGCGGAAGAAATGGGCGTGGGGCCGACGGGGTCCGAAGAAACCGGCGATCCCTATCGTCCGATGACCAATTGGGTGTACCGGGGAGAGATGAATCCCGAGTTCATTTCGCGGGATCAGGCGCCGGGGCAAAAGGATACAGATGCCGAGGGGCAGGCTCCCGGCGAACGTGTGGCCAGCGGCGGCGGTGGGTCCAAGGAGCAAGGCGGCCAGCAGCGTTCAGGCGGTGAACGGCATGAGACAATGAGCGACGTGATGGGCGGCGGACGTGCGCTACCCGCGGTTGTGGATGAGCTGCTCGCGTTGCCGGTAGAGGAACGGCCATTGGAAGAGGCCGGCGGTCATGGGGCGAAACGGATCCGGTATCCGGAATGGGATGTGACGATCCAGGACTATCGTGTGCAGTGGTGTCAGGTGGTGGAGCAGCCGGCTGAATCCGGGTCGGATGAGGCCGTCGAGGCGGCGCTCTCGACGCATCGAAGCGCGGTTAAGTCGCTCCGCCGGTTTTTTGAAGGTCTCCGTCCCCCGGCATTCCGGCGTACGGCGGCGCAGGCCGACGGCGAGGATTTGGATATCGATGCGCTGGTCCGTCGGGTTGCGGAGCAGCAGGCCGGCATGGAAGGCAGCGATCGTATCTACGTCCGGCATGAGAAGAAAGAGCGCGATGTAGCCGTGGCATTTCTTGTGGATGTCAGCGGGTCGACCAGCCGGCAACTCGACAGCGGGCGGCGGGTGATCGACATCGAGAAGGAAAGTCTGGTACTTCTGTGCGAAGCGCTGGAGGCGGTCGGGGACCAGTACGGGGTATATGCCTATTCCGGACAGGGGCGGGCGCAGGTCGAGTTCTCGATTGTGAAAGAGTTCGACGAGCCCTTAGGGCGGGCAACAGCACATCGGCTGGGCGGTTTGGTGCCGAGACAGCAGAACCGTGACGGCGCGGCTATCCGCCATGCGACAGCCAAGCTGCGGGCCTGTGAGGCCAGGACGAAATTACTGGTCCTGGTCAGTGACGGCCGTCCTCTGGACGGGGACTACAAAGACGACTATTCGCTCGAGGATACCAAGGCCGCCCTCCGTGAGGCGCGTCAGGCCGGGATCGATCCCTTCTGTGTCACGATCGACCGGGAGGCCGATGCGTATGTTCGGCGTATGTATGGCGATGTGCGGTTTGCCGTGATCGACCGGGTGGAGTCTTTGCCGGCCCGGTTACCACGAATTTATCAACGATTGACGACGTAG
- the nuoF gene encoding NADH-quinone oxidoreductase subunit NuoF, which produces MSIATEPRLVQKLEGAPWEIEGYLKVGGYEAWKRCVDGFKADDVVAELKKAGLRGRGGAGFPTGVKWDKVLNHRVKEHYFVCNAGEHEPGTFKDRYLLKALPHQLIEGCLIAAHTVQAKAAFIYVNHEYEEERENLKKALAEAKARGLVGKNVLGKGYDVELQVFEGHGSYVAGEETAMLESMQGRPAMPRQKPPFYPTDFGLYGKPTLVNNVETLCNIPRILYKGASWFTQVGTEKCPGTMMFSLSGSVNRPGVYEMPMGVTIRELIEKCGGGVKGGRQIKAVFPGGPAFSMVTADQLDLQMDFDSLKKAGTGLGSAGTIVIDDATCMVAATLKYSNFFKGESCGQCPPCRMGTNNLATLMAKIEEGQGTQKDMDSLLQLCGFVKGTGYCTLVTGAAVLVQSSVKLFQKEYEEHLRLGRCPFKPAPVGV; this is translated from the coding sequence ATGTCCATTGCGACTGAACCCCGTCTAGTCCAGAAGCTTGAGGGCGCACCCTGGGAGATCGAAGGATATCTCAAGGTGGGAGGCTATGAGGCGTGGAAGCGGTGTGTCGACGGCTTCAAGGCCGACGATGTCGTGGCCGAATTGAAGAAGGCCGGGCTGCGAGGCCGGGGCGGCGCCGGATTCCCGACCGGGGTCAAATGGGACAAGGTTCTCAATCATCGAGTGAAGGAACACTATTTTGTCTGTAATGCCGGCGAGCATGAGCCGGGAACGTTCAAGGATCGATACTTACTCAAGGCGCTTCCCCACCAATTGATCGAAGGATGCCTGATTGCCGCCCATACCGTTCAAGCCAAAGCCGCCTTCATCTATGTGAACCACGAATACGAAGAAGAGCGGGAGAATCTGAAAAAGGCGTTGGCTGAGGCCAAGGCGCGAGGGCTGGTAGGGAAGAATGTGCTGGGGAAGGGGTACGACGTCGAACTGCAGGTATTCGAAGGCCACGGAAGCTATGTGGCCGGTGAAGAAACCGCGATGTTGGAGTCGATGCAAGGCCGTCCGGCCATGCCCCGTCAGAAACCACCGTTTTATCCCACGGATTTCGGCCTCTACGGGAAGCCGACATTGGTGAACAATGTGGAGACGCTCTGTAACATCCCGCGGATTCTGTATAAGGGCGCATCCTGGTTTACGCAGGTTGGAACGGAGAAATGTCCCGGTACGATGATGTTCTCGCTGAGCGGATCGGTGAATCGCCCGGGGGTCTATGAAATGCCGATGGGCGTGACCATCCGTGAACTGATCGAGAAGTGCGGTGGCGGCGTCAAGGGCGGTCGTCAGATCAAGGCCGTATTCCCCGGTGGCCCGGCCTTCTCGATGGTCACGGCCGATCAGCTTGATTTGCAGATGGACTTCGATTCGCTCAAGAAAGCTGGAACAGGATTGGGCAGTGCGGGAACGATTGTGATCGACGATGCGACCTGCATGGTGGCGGCGACGCTGAAATACTCGAATTTTTTCAAGGGTGAGAGCTGCGGGCAATGTCCGCCTTGCCGGATGGGGACGAACAATCTGGCCACATTGATGGCGAAGATCGAAGAGGGCCAGGGTACGCAAAAAGATATGGATAGCCTGTTGCAGCTCTGCGGGTTTGTGAAGGGCACGGGCTACTGCACTCTGGTGACCGGTGCCGCGGTCCTGGTGCAGAGCAGCGTGAAGTTGTTCCAGAAAGAGTACGAAGAGCATCTCCGGTTGGGGCGTTGTCCGTTCAAGCCGGCGCCGGTGGGGGTATAA
- the erpA gene encoding iron-sulfur cluster insertion protein ErpA produces MVTISAVAEQKIRELMAEEKDVVGLRVYVRGGGCHGYQYGMAFESKMGEDDTVIEKGDVKVIMDSQSAPLLQGAEVDYVDSVQGSGFSIKNPQAKTTCGCGSSFSA; encoded by the coding sequence ATGGTTACCATTTCAGCAGTTGCAGAACAGAAGATCCGAGAGCTCATGGCGGAAGAGAAGGACGTGGTCGGCCTTCGCGTCTATGTCCGCGGCGGCGGGTGCCATGGCTACCAATATGGGATGGCGTTTGAGTCCAAGATGGGCGAAGACGACACCGTCATTGAAAAGGGTGACGTGAAGGTCATCATGGATTCTCAGAGCGCTCCTCTCTTGCAGGGTGCCGAAGTCGATTACGTCGACAGCGTCCAGGGTTCAGGATTCTCGATCAAGAATCCGCAAGCCAAGACGACCTGCGGCTGCGGCAGCTCCTTCAGCGCCTAA
- a CDS encoding glycine zipper family protein: MNRWAVSFVGALCVATSACSSVKPVLYPNPHFQSVGKDIAEQDIEACKRLAESAGAEEGSGKAGRVAGSTAAGAGIGAAAGAVGGAISGAAGHGSAIGAASGAVWGLLTGIFSATFGPSHPPEAYTNFVNRCLHEKGYEVTGWQ, encoded by the coding sequence ATGAACAGATGGGCGGTGTCTTTCGTTGGTGCGCTCTGTGTGGCGACGTCGGCTTGTTCGAGCGTGAAGCCGGTCTTGTATCCCAATCCGCATTTCCAATCTGTCGGGAAAGATATTGCAGAACAGGATATCGAAGCCTGCAAGCGATTGGCCGAGTCTGCCGGTGCGGAAGAGGGTAGCGGAAAAGCCGGACGTGTAGCCGGCAGTACGGCAGCCGGCGCGGGCATCGGTGCAGCTGCCGGTGCGGTCGGTGGAGCCATCTCCGGTGCCGCCGGGCATGGTTCTGCGATCGGAGCTGCAAGCGGGGCTGTGTGGGGATTGCTCACGGGAATCTTCAGCGCCACATTCGGACCATCTCATCCGCCGGAGGCCTATACGAATTTTGTGAATCGTTGCTTGCATGAGAAGGGGTATGAGGTGACGGGGTGGCAGTGA